Proteins from a genomic interval of Clostridium sp. 'deep sea':
- the alr gene encoding alanine racemase, which yields MYKPHTWVEINFDAMGKNLDIIKNKLNNNNKIMAVVKADAYGFGAVEVARYLTAKGVSALAVSVLSEGIELRRAGISIPIIIFNYIPEDNCDLVLHYDLTPTVYSCSFARALNASASRWGKQVDIHLNIDTGMSRLGVLSSELDTLLGCLKNFKYLNVSGVYSHFAVADFNDTGYTQTQHQQFNKEVEKVKSAGFKNVVTHMANSAALLRGIAVERDFVRVGAAIYGFYPNNKMQNLWMKEKIIPVLTMKTVVAHIKTLPKDVYVSYGCTYKTAKETVVATLPIGYADGYRRILSNKAEVLIGGRRASIIGTVTMDQCMVDVSHIKDVEVGDEVVLCGCQGREVISLAEMAEWTETINYEFPCLINRRVPRYYLKNNKLLVNRGHLDNL from the coding sequence ATGTATAAACCACATACTTGGGTAGAAATAAATTTTGATGCCATGGGGAAGAATTTAGATATAATTAAAAATAAATTAAATAATAATAATAAAATTATGGCCGTAGTTAAAGCCGATGCTTACGGATTTGGAGCAGTTGAAGTAGCAAGGTACTTAACCGCAAAAGGAGTTTCAGCTTTAGCAGTAAGCGTATTGAGCGAAGGAATTGAACTGAGAAGAGCTGGAATAAGTATTCCTATAATAATTTTTAACTATATACCAGAAGACAATTGTGATTTAGTTTTGCACTATGACTTAACACCAACTGTATATTCATGTAGTTTTGCTAGGGCTTTAAACGCTAGTGCCTCTCGCTGGGGTAAACAGGTAGATATTCACTTAAATATTGATACTGGTATGAGTAGATTGGGTGTTTTAAGTAGTGAATTAGATACTTTATTAGGTTGTTTAAAGAACTTTAAATACCTAAATGTATCTGGTGTATATAGTCATTTTGCAGTGGCAGATTTTAATGATACAGGCTACACCCAAACTCAACATCAGCAATTTAATAAAGAGGTTGAAAAAGTTAAGTCAGCAGGTTTTAAGAATGTTGTTACTCACATGGCCAACAGTGCAGCTTTATTAAGAGGTATAGCAGTTGAAAGAGATTTTGTTAGGGTAGGCGCAGCAATATATGGTTTTTATCCCAATAATAAAATGCAAAATTTGTGGATGAAAGAAAAAATAATACCGGTATTAACAATGAAGACAGTAGTGGCTCATATTAAAACACTGCCAAAAGATGTATATGTTAGTTATGGCTGTACTTATAAAACAGCTAAAGAAACAGTAGTAGCAACTTTACCTATTGGATATGCTGATGGTTATCGAAGAATATTAAGCAATAAAGCTGAGGTTTTAATAGGTGGAAGAAGAGCATCAATTATTGGTACAGTTACAATGGATCAATGTATGGTAGATGTTAGCCATATAAAAGATGTTGAGGTTGGTGATGAAGTAGTATTATGTGGTTGTCAAGGCCGAGAAGTAATTTCTTTAGCGGAAATGGCAGAATGGACAGAAACAATAAATTATGAGTTTCCGTGTTTAATTAATAGGCGTGTGCCAAGGTATTATTTAAAAAATAATAAGCTTTTAGTAAATCGTGGACATCTTGACAATCTTTAA